A section of the Drosophila subobscura isolate 14011-0131.10 chromosome A, UCBerk_Dsub_1.0, whole genome shotgun sequence genome encodes:
- the LOC117897172 gene encoding N-acetylneuraminate 9-O-acetyltransferase isoform X4: protein MELRELRASTSASAGTTSSSSGSSNSNSGIGGITGGSGGGVELGGICIGSAGGGGVQRMPTKADLFMEQLNATNAKKVALLLVLGFILYHGLLNWNYGSDSCQWLLSKGRFKGDNEWQPYGCMVHKYSLTDTRRCLRYLAFFDNKNNFVFIGDESVRLLYERFIEQLRQLPLSSDEDNNGSSRAHDDSAAVRFEDNKLHMLAQYIRAEEVSPSLIDRLYRLEAEKQLSSVYVVGLTYSGLLGGNITEEVLRQYSANLTLLVAPFHRLVAQTSRVLWKLADRVDEEKLPAAWKLLLNEDIDRLNHVARNVFRYTEATVWESAWHIANGLLDAAIDGHQLCAHGQRLEVQLLWNMYCNDYMNYNDGTCCSSSEPHTTLQIVAYALFGVCITLVCGMCLRRWLLHLRGHTLYVPLQQHQPNSGGRGGGPTHALSALITDYGTPMVALSLLGLIMAYFYLCDRTNFFMKENKYYSEFSFWIPVGYVFALGLFFTEDSRFTKVLNRDQTDELRGWILLVVLIYYMTGAQRVLPIHMHIKLLISGYFFLTGYTHFTHLWQTGGSGSLFVRFFQAMFRVNFLSVLLCFCMNRPYQFYYFVPLLSFWLCIVYFVLSLPPRISSASVDSNPLHYLYLVCKCIGCLGVITVLFMSEVFFERIFVTRPWKALFVTTDDDLHEWWHQWKLDRYTVTFGMMYAACFHIAQKYNVFDDNNHGNMFARRTSISVTLLALLGVGIYTSFSFLCRNVQNCEEIHSYILFIPIVGYVVLRNISGILRTRYSSFFAWFGRISLELFVCQYHIWLAADRHGVLVLLPGFPTLNMIITSFIFVCVSHEVHRLTHILLPYAVPNDWRLVMRNFVIFLIVLIPVARSDGMF, encoded by the exons ATGGAGTTGCGTGAGCTGCgcgccagcaccagcgccTCGGCcggcaccaccagcagcagcagcggcagtagcaacagcaacagtggcatCGGTGGAATCActggtggcagcggcggaggCGTCGAGCTGGGTGGCATCTGTATTGGGAGCGCCGGCGGTGGTGGCGTCCAGCGTATGCCAACCAAGGCGGATCTGTTCATGGAGCAGTTGAATgccacaaatgccaaaaaggtgGCCCTACTCCTAGTCCTGGGCTTCATACTCTACCACGGCCTGCTCAATTGGAACTACG GCAGCGACTCCTGCCAGTGGCTGCTGTCGAAGGGCCGCTTCAAGGGCGACAACGAATGGCAGCCGTACGGGTGCATGGTGCACAAATACTCCCTCAC CGATACGCGGCGATGCCTGCGCTACCTGGCCTTCttcgacaacaaaaacaacttcgTGTTCATTGGGGACGAGAGCGTGCGCCTGCTGTACGAGCGGTTCATCGAGCAGCTGCgccagctgccgctgtccTCCGACGAGGACAACAACGGATCATCGCGGGCCCACGACGACAGTGCAGCGGTGCGGTTCGAGGACAACAAGCTGCACATGCTGGCCCAGTACATCAGGGCCGAGGAGGTCAGTCCATCGCTCATCGATCGCCTGTACAGGCTGGAGGCCGAGAAGCAGCTGTCCTCCGTCTATGTGGTGGGGCTGACCTACTCGGGCCTGCTCGGCGGCAACATAACCGAGGAGGTGCTGCGACAGTACAGCGCAAATCTCACCCTGCTGGTGGCCCCCTTTCACCGACTGGTGGCTCAGACATCGCGTGTGCTCTGGAAACTGGCTGATCGCGTGGACGAAGAGAAGCTGCCGGCCGCctggaagctgctgctcaatgAGGACATCGATCGGCTGAATCATGTGGCCCGCAACGTCTTTCGCTACACGGAGGCCACCGTCTGGGAGTCGGCCTGGCACATTGCCAACGGTCTGCTGGACGCCGCCATCGACGGCCATCAGCTGTGTGCCCACGGCCAGCGGCTGgaggtgcagctgctgtggaACATGTACTGCAACGACTACATGAACTACAACGATGgcacctgctgcagcagctcagaGCCCCACACCACGCTGCAGATTGTTGCCTACGCCCTGTTCGGCGTCTGCATAACGCTCGTCTGCGGCATGTGCCTGCGTCGCTGGCTGCTCCACCTGCGTGGCCACACGCTCTAcgtgccactgcagcagcatcagccaaaCAGCGGAGGaaga ggcggcggtccCACCCATGCCCTGTCCGCACTGATCACGGACTATGGCACACCGATGGtggcgctgtcgctgctcgGCCTAATCATGGCCTACTTCTACCTGTGCGACCGCACAAACTTCTTCATGAAGGAGAACAAATACTACTCGGAGTTCAGCTTCTGGATACCCGTGGGCTACGTGTTTGCACTGGGTCTGTTCTTCACGGAGGACTCGCGCTTCACCAAGGTCCTCAACAGAGACCAAACAGACGAGCTGCGCGGCTGGAtattgctggtggtgctgatCTACTACATGACGGGCGCGCAGCGTGTGCTGCCCATTCACATGCACATCAAGCTGCTCATCTCGGGCTACTTCTTCCTCACCGGCTACACGCACTTCACACACCTCTGGCAGACGGGGGGCAGTGGCTCGCTGTTTGTCCGCTTCTTCCAGGCCATGTTCCGTGTGAACTTCCTCAGcgtgctgctctgcttctgcatgaACCGTCCGTATCAGTTCTACTACTTTGTGCCGCTCCTCTCCTTCTGGCTGTGCATCGTGTACTTtgtgctgtcgctgccgccgaGGATATCGTCCGCGTCGGTGGACTCCAATCCGCTGCACTATCTCTATCTGGTGTGCAAATGCATCGGCTGCCTGGGCGTCATCACGGTGCTGTTCATGTCCGAAGTCTTCTTCGAGCGCATCTTTGTGACGCGTCCGTGGAAGGCGCTGTTCGTCACCACCGACGACGATCTGCACGAGTGGTGGCACCAGTGGAAGCTGGACCGGTACACGGTCACCTTTGGCATGATGTACGCCGCCTGTTTCCACATTGCCCAGAAATACAATGTCTTCGATGACAACAACCATGGCAATATGTTTGCGCGTCGCACCTCCATCTCGGTGACGCTGCTGGCCCTCCTGGGTGTCGGCATCTACACGTCCTTCTCGTTCCTGTGCCGCAATGTGCAGAACTGCGAGGAGATCCACTCGTACATCCTCTTCATACCCATTGTCGGGTATGTGGTGCTGCGCAACATTTCGGGCATACTGCGCACCCGATACTCCAGCTTCTTTGCCTGGTTCGGGCGCATCTCGCTGGAGCTGTTTGTCTGCCAGTATCACATCTGGCTAGCCGCCGACCGCCACGGagtgctcgtgctgctgccggGCTTCCCCACGCTCAACATGATCATCACCTCGTTCATCTTTGTCTGCGTCTCGCATGAGGTGCACCGCCTGACGCATATCCTGCTGCCCTACGCCGTGCCCAATGACTGGCGTCTCGTAATGCGCAATTTTGTCATCTTTCTCATTGTGCTGATCCCTGTGGCCCGGTCCGATGGCATGTTCTGA
- the LOC117897172 gene encoding N-acetylneuraminate 9-O-acetyltransferase isoform X1: MELRELRASTSASAGTTSSSSGSSNSNSGIGGITGGSGGGVELGGICIGSAGGGGVQRMPTKADLFMEQLNATNAKKVALLLVLGFILYHGLLNWNYGSDSCQWLLSKGRFKGDNEWQPYGCMVHKYSLTDTRRCLRYLAFFDNKNNFVFIGDESVRLLYERFIEQLRQLPLSSDEDNNGSSRAHDDSAAVRFEDNKLHMLAQYIRAEEVSPSLIDRLYRLEAEKQLSSVYVVGLTYSGLLGGNITEEVLRQYSANLTLLVAPFHRLVAQTSRVLWKLADRVDEEKLPAAWKLLLNEDIDRLNHVARNVFRYTEATVWESAWHIANGLLDAAIDGHQLCAHGQRLEVQLLWNMYCNDYMNYNDGTCCSSSEPHTTLQIVAYALFGVCITLVCGMCLRRWLLHLRGHTLYVPLQQHQPNSGGRGGGGGGGGGGGGGGGGGGGGGPTHALSALITDYGTPMVALSLLGLIMAYFYLCDRTNFFMKENKYYSEFSFWIPVGYVFALGLFFTEDSRFTKVLNRDQTDELRGWILLVVLIYYMTGAQRVLPIHMHIKLLISGYFFLTGYTHFTHLWQTGGSGSLFVRFFQAMFRVNFLSVLLCFCMNRPYQFYYFVPLLSFWLCIVYFVLSLPPRISSASVDSNPLHYLYLVCKCIGCLGVITVLFMSEVFFERIFVTRPWKALFVTTDDDLHEWWHQWKLDRYTVTFGMMYAACFHIAQKYNVFDDNNHGNMFARRTSISVTLLALLGVGIYTSFSFLCRNVQNCEEIHSYILFIPIVGYVVLRNISGILRTRYSSFFAWFGRISLELFVCQYHIWLAADRHGVLVLLPGFPTLNMIITSFIFVCVSHEVHRLTHILLPYAVPNDWRLVMRNFVIFLIVLIPVARSDGMF, from the exons ATGGAGTTGCGTGAGCTGCgcgccagcaccagcgccTCGGCcggcaccaccagcagcagcagcggcagtagcaacagcaacagtggcatCGGTGGAATCActggtggcagcggcggaggCGTCGAGCTGGGTGGCATCTGTATTGGGAGCGCCGGCGGTGGTGGCGTCCAGCGTATGCCAACCAAGGCGGATCTGTTCATGGAGCAGTTGAATgccacaaatgccaaaaaggtgGCCCTACTCCTAGTCCTGGGCTTCATACTCTACCACGGCCTGCTCAATTGGAACTACG GCAGCGACTCCTGCCAGTGGCTGCTGTCGAAGGGCCGCTTCAAGGGCGACAACGAATGGCAGCCGTACGGGTGCATGGTGCACAAATACTCCCTCAC CGATACGCGGCGATGCCTGCGCTACCTGGCCTTCttcgacaacaaaaacaacttcgTGTTCATTGGGGACGAGAGCGTGCGCCTGCTGTACGAGCGGTTCATCGAGCAGCTGCgccagctgccgctgtccTCCGACGAGGACAACAACGGATCATCGCGGGCCCACGACGACAGTGCAGCGGTGCGGTTCGAGGACAACAAGCTGCACATGCTGGCCCAGTACATCAGGGCCGAGGAGGTCAGTCCATCGCTCATCGATCGCCTGTACAGGCTGGAGGCCGAGAAGCAGCTGTCCTCCGTCTATGTGGTGGGGCTGACCTACTCGGGCCTGCTCGGCGGCAACATAACCGAGGAGGTGCTGCGACAGTACAGCGCAAATCTCACCCTGCTGGTGGCCCCCTTTCACCGACTGGTGGCTCAGACATCGCGTGTGCTCTGGAAACTGGCTGATCGCGTGGACGAAGAGAAGCTGCCGGCCGCctggaagctgctgctcaatgAGGACATCGATCGGCTGAATCATGTGGCCCGCAACGTCTTTCGCTACACGGAGGCCACCGTCTGGGAGTCGGCCTGGCACATTGCCAACGGTCTGCTGGACGCCGCCATCGACGGCCATCAGCTGTGTGCCCACGGCCAGCGGCTGgaggtgcagctgctgtggaACATGTACTGCAACGACTACATGAACTACAACGATGgcacctgctgcagcagctcagaGCCCCACACCACGCTGCAGATTGTTGCCTACGCCCTGTTCGGCGTCTGCATAACGCTCGTCTGCGGCATGTGCCTGCGTCGCTGGCTGCTCCACCTGCGTGGCCACACGCTCTAcgtgccactgcagcagcatcagccaaaCAGCGGAGGaagaggcggcggcggcggcggcggcggcggcggcggcggcggcggcggcggcggcggcggcggcggtccCACCCATGCCCTGTCCGCACTGATCACGGACTATGGCACACCGATGGtggcgctgtcgctgctcgGCCTAATCATGGCCTACTTCTACCTGTGCGACCGCACAAACTTCTTCATGAAGGAGAACAAATACTACTCGGAGTTCAGCTTCTGGATACCCGTGGGCTACGTGTTTGCACTGGGTCTGTTCTTCACGGAGGACTCGCGCTTCACCAAGGTCCTCAACAGAGACCAAACAGACGAGCTGCGCGGCTGGAtattgctggtggtgctgatCTACTACATGACGGGCGCGCAGCGTGTGCTGCCCATTCACATGCACATCAAGCTGCTCATCTCGGGCTACTTCTTCCTCACCGGCTACACGCACTTCACACACCTCTGGCAGACGGGGGGCAGTGGCTCGCTGTTTGTCCGCTTCTTCCAGGCCATGTTCCGTGTGAACTTCCTCAGcgtgctgctctgcttctgcatgaACCGTCCGTATCAGTTCTACTACTTTGTGCCGCTCCTCTCCTTCTGGCTGTGCATCGTGTACTTtgtgctgtcgctgccgccgaGGATATCGTCCGCGTCGGTGGACTCCAATCCGCTGCACTATCTCTATCTGGTGTGCAAATGCATCGGCTGCCTGGGCGTCATCACGGTGCTGTTCATGTCCGAAGTCTTCTTCGAGCGCATCTTTGTGACGCGTCCGTGGAAGGCGCTGTTCGTCACCACCGACGACGATCTGCACGAGTGGTGGCACCAGTGGAAGCTGGACCGGTACACGGTCACCTTTGGCATGATGTACGCCGCCTGTTTCCACATTGCCCAGAAATACAATGTCTTCGATGACAACAACCATGGCAATATGTTTGCGCGTCGCACCTCCATCTCGGTGACGCTGCTGGCCCTCCTGGGTGTCGGCATCTACACGTCCTTCTCGTTCCTGTGCCGCAATGTGCAGAACTGCGAGGAGATCCACTCGTACATCCTCTTCATACCCATTGTCGGGTATGTGGTGCTGCGCAACATTTCGGGCATACTGCGCACCCGATACTCCAGCTTCTTTGCCTGGTTCGGGCGCATCTCGCTGGAGCTGTTTGTCTGCCAGTATCACATCTGGCTAGCCGCCGACCGCCACGGagtgctcgtgctgctgccggGCTTCCCCACGCTCAACATGATCATCACCTCGTTCATCTTTGTCTGCGTCTCGCATGAGGTGCACCGCCTGACGCATATCCTGCTGCCCTACGCCGTGCCCAATGACTGGCGTCTCGTAATGCGCAATTTTGTCATCTTTCTCATTGTGCTGATCCCTGTGGCCCGGTCCGATGGCATGTTCTGA
- the LOC117897172 gene encoding N-acetylneuraminate 9-O-acetyltransferase isoform X3 — protein sequence MELRELRASTSASAGTTSSSSGSSNSNSGIGGITGGSGGGVELGGICIGSAGGGGVQRMPTKADLFMEQLNATNAKKVALLLVLGFILYHGLLNWNYGSDSCQWLLSKGRFKGDNEWQPYGCMVHKYSLTDTRRCLRYLAFFDNKNNFVFIGDESVRLLYERFIEQLRQLPLSSDEDNNGSSRAHDDSAAVRFEDNKLHMLAQYIRAEEVSPSLIDRLYRLEAEKQLSSVYVVGLTYSGLLGGNITEEVLRQYSANLTLLVAPFHRLVAQTSRVLWKLADRVDEEKLPAAWKLLLNEDIDRLNHVARNVFRYTEATVWESAWHIANGLLDAAIDGHQLCAHGQRLEVQLLWNMYCNDYMNYNDGTCCSSSEPHTTLQIVAYALFGVCITLVCGMCLRRWLLHLRGHTLYVPLQQHQPNSGGRGGGGGPTHALSALITDYGTPMVALSLLGLIMAYFYLCDRTNFFMKENKYYSEFSFWIPVGYVFALGLFFTEDSRFTKVLNRDQTDELRGWILLVVLIYYMTGAQRVLPIHMHIKLLISGYFFLTGYTHFTHLWQTGGSGSLFVRFFQAMFRVNFLSVLLCFCMNRPYQFYYFVPLLSFWLCIVYFVLSLPPRISSASVDSNPLHYLYLVCKCIGCLGVITVLFMSEVFFERIFVTRPWKALFVTTDDDLHEWWHQWKLDRYTVTFGMMYAACFHIAQKYNVFDDNNHGNMFARRTSISVTLLALLGVGIYTSFSFLCRNVQNCEEIHSYILFIPIVGYVVLRNISGILRTRYSSFFAWFGRISLELFVCQYHIWLAADRHGVLVLLPGFPTLNMIITSFIFVCVSHEVHRLTHILLPYAVPNDWRLVMRNFVIFLIVLIPVARSDGMF from the exons ATGGAGTTGCGTGAGCTGCgcgccagcaccagcgccTCGGCcggcaccaccagcagcagcagcggcagtagcaacagcaacagtggcatCGGTGGAATCActggtggcagcggcggaggCGTCGAGCTGGGTGGCATCTGTATTGGGAGCGCCGGCGGTGGTGGCGTCCAGCGTATGCCAACCAAGGCGGATCTGTTCATGGAGCAGTTGAATgccacaaatgccaaaaaggtgGCCCTACTCCTAGTCCTGGGCTTCATACTCTACCACGGCCTGCTCAATTGGAACTACG GCAGCGACTCCTGCCAGTGGCTGCTGTCGAAGGGCCGCTTCAAGGGCGACAACGAATGGCAGCCGTACGGGTGCATGGTGCACAAATACTCCCTCAC CGATACGCGGCGATGCCTGCGCTACCTGGCCTTCttcgacaacaaaaacaacttcgTGTTCATTGGGGACGAGAGCGTGCGCCTGCTGTACGAGCGGTTCATCGAGCAGCTGCgccagctgccgctgtccTCCGACGAGGACAACAACGGATCATCGCGGGCCCACGACGACAGTGCAGCGGTGCGGTTCGAGGACAACAAGCTGCACATGCTGGCCCAGTACATCAGGGCCGAGGAGGTCAGTCCATCGCTCATCGATCGCCTGTACAGGCTGGAGGCCGAGAAGCAGCTGTCCTCCGTCTATGTGGTGGGGCTGACCTACTCGGGCCTGCTCGGCGGCAACATAACCGAGGAGGTGCTGCGACAGTACAGCGCAAATCTCACCCTGCTGGTGGCCCCCTTTCACCGACTGGTGGCTCAGACATCGCGTGTGCTCTGGAAACTGGCTGATCGCGTGGACGAAGAGAAGCTGCCGGCCGCctggaagctgctgctcaatgAGGACATCGATCGGCTGAATCATGTGGCCCGCAACGTCTTTCGCTACACGGAGGCCACCGTCTGGGAGTCGGCCTGGCACATTGCCAACGGTCTGCTGGACGCCGCCATCGACGGCCATCAGCTGTGTGCCCACGGCCAGCGGCTGgaggtgcagctgctgtggaACATGTACTGCAACGACTACATGAACTACAACGATGgcacctgctgcagcagctcagaGCCCCACACCACGCTGCAGATTGTTGCCTACGCCCTGTTCGGCGTCTGCATAACGCTCGTCTGCGGCATGTGCCTGCGTCGCTGGCTGCTCCACCTGCGTGGCCACACGCTCTAcgtgccactgcagcagcatcagccaaaCAGCGGAGGaaga ggcggcggcggcggtccCACCCATGCCCTGTCCGCACTGATCACGGACTATGGCACACCGATGGtggcgctgtcgctgctcgGCCTAATCATGGCCTACTTCTACCTGTGCGACCGCACAAACTTCTTCATGAAGGAGAACAAATACTACTCGGAGTTCAGCTTCTGGATACCCGTGGGCTACGTGTTTGCACTGGGTCTGTTCTTCACGGAGGACTCGCGCTTCACCAAGGTCCTCAACAGAGACCAAACAGACGAGCTGCGCGGCTGGAtattgctggtggtgctgatCTACTACATGACGGGCGCGCAGCGTGTGCTGCCCATTCACATGCACATCAAGCTGCTCATCTCGGGCTACTTCTTCCTCACCGGCTACACGCACTTCACACACCTCTGGCAGACGGGGGGCAGTGGCTCGCTGTTTGTCCGCTTCTTCCAGGCCATGTTCCGTGTGAACTTCCTCAGcgtgctgctctgcttctgcatgaACCGTCCGTATCAGTTCTACTACTTTGTGCCGCTCCTCTCCTTCTGGCTGTGCATCGTGTACTTtgtgctgtcgctgccgccgaGGATATCGTCCGCGTCGGTGGACTCCAATCCGCTGCACTATCTCTATCTGGTGTGCAAATGCATCGGCTGCCTGGGCGTCATCACGGTGCTGTTCATGTCCGAAGTCTTCTTCGAGCGCATCTTTGTGACGCGTCCGTGGAAGGCGCTGTTCGTCACCACCGACGACGATCTGCACGAGTGGTGGCACCAGTGGAAGCTGGACCGGTACACGGTCACCTTTGGCATGATGTACGCCGCCTGTTTCCACATTGCCCAGAAATACAATGTCTTCGATGACAACAACCATGGCAATATGTTTGCGCGTCGCACCTCCATCTCGGTGACGCTGCTGGCCCTCCTGGGTGTCGGCATCTACACGTCCTTCTCGTTCCTGTGCCGCAATGTGCAGAACTGCGAGGAGATCCACTCGTACATCCTCTTCATACCCATTGTCGGGTATGTGGTGCTGCGCAACATTTCGGGCATACTGCGCACCCGATACTCCAGCTTCTTTGCCTGGTTCGGGCGCATCTCGCTGGAGCTGTTTGTCTGCCAGTATCACATCTGGCTAGCCGCCGACCGCCACGGagtgctcgtgctgctgccggGCTTCCCCACGCTCAACATGATCATCACCTCGTTCATCTTTGTCTGCGTCTCGCATGAGGTGCACCGCCTGACGCATATCCTGCTGCCCTACGCCGTGCCCAATGACTGGCGTCTCGTAATGCGCAATTTTGTCATCTTTCTCATTGTGCTGATCCCTGTGGCCCGGTCCGATGGCATGTTCTGA
- the LOC117897172 gene encoding N-acetylneuraminate 9-O-acetyltransferase isoform X2 yields the protein MELRELRASTSASAGTTSSSSGSSNSNSGIGGITGGSGGGVELGGICIGSAGGGGVQRMPTKADLFMEQLNATNAKKVALLLVLGFILYHGLLNWNYGSDSCQWLLSKGRFKGDNEWQPYGCMVHKYSLTDTRRCLRYLAFFDNKNNFVFIGDESVRLLYERFIEQLRQLPLSSDEDNNGSSRAHDDSAAVRFEDNKLHMLAQYIRAEEVSPSLIDRLYRLEAEKQLSSVYVVGLTYSGLLGGNITEEVLRQYSANLTLLVAPFHRLVAQTSRVLWKLADRVDEEKLPAAWKLLLNEDIDRLNHVARNVFRYTEATVWESAWHIANGLLDAAIDGHQLCAHGQRLEVQLLWNMYCNDYMNYNDGTCCSSSEPHTTLQIVAYALFGVCITLVCGMCLRRWLLHLRGHTLYVPLQQHQPNSGGRGGGGGGGGGPTHALSALITDYGTPMVALSLLGLIMAYFYLCDRTNFFMKENKYYSEFSFWIPVGYVFALGLFFTEDSRFTKVLNRDQTDELRGWILLVVLIYYMTGAQRVLPIHMHIKLLISGYFFLTGYTHFTHLWQTGGSGSLFVRFFQAMFRVNFLSVLLCFCMNRPYQFYYFVPLLSFWLCIVYFVLSLPPRISSASVDSNPLHYLYLVCKCIGCLGVITVLFMSEVFFERIFVTRPWKALFVTTDDDLHEWWHQWKLDRYTVTFGMMYAACFHIAQKYNVFDDNNHGNMFARRTSISVTLLALLGVGIYTSFSFLCRNVQNCEEIHSYILFIPIVGYVVLRNISGILRTRYSSFFAWFGRISLELFVCQYHIWLAADRHGVLVLLPGFPTLNMIITSFIFVCVSHEVHRLTHILLPYAVPNDWRLVMRNFVIFLIVLIPVARSDGMF from the exons ATGGAGTTGCGTGAGCTGCgcgccagcaccagcgccTCGGCcggcaccaccagcagcagcagcggcagtagcaacagcaacagtggcatCGGTGGAATCActggtggcagcggcggaggCGTCGAGCTGGGTGGCATCTGTATTGGGAGCGCCGGCGGTGGTGGCGTCCAGCGTATGCCAACCAAGGCGGATCTGTTCATGGAGCAGTTGAATgccacaaatgccaaaaaggtgGCCCTACTCCTAGTCCTGGGCTTCATACTCTACCACGGCCTGCTCAATTGGAACTACG GCAGCGACTCCTGCCAGTGGCTGCTGTCGAAGGGCCGCTTCAAGGGCGACAACGAATGGCAGCCGTACGGGTGCATGGTGCACAAATACTCCCTCAC CGATACGCGGCGATGCCTGCGCTACCTGGCCTTCttcgacaacaaaaacaacttcgTGTTCATTGGGGACGAGAGCGTGCGCCTGCTGTACGAGCGGTTCATCGAGCAGCTGCgccagctgccgctgtccTCCGACGAGGACAACAACGGATCATCGCGGGCCCACGACGACAGTGCAGCGGTGCGGTTCGAGGACAACAAGCTGCACATGCTGGCCCAGTACATCAGGGCCGAGGAGGTCAGTCCATCGCTCATCGATCGCCTGTACAGGCTGGAGGCCGAGAAGCAGCTGTCCTCCGTCTATGTGGTGGGGCTGACCTACTCGGGCCTGCTCGGCGGCAACATAACCGAGGAGGTGCTGCGACAGTACAGCGCAAATCTCACCCTGCTGGTGGCCCCCTTTCACCGACTGGTGGCTCAGACATCGCGTGTGCTCTGGAAACTGGCTGATCGCGTGGACGAAGAGAAGCTGCCGGCCGCctggaagctgctgctcaatgAGGACATCGATCGGCTGAATCATGTGGCCCGCAACGTCTTTCGCTACACGGAGGCCACCGTCTGGGAGTCGGCCTGGCACATTGCCAACGGTCTGCTGGACGCCGCCATCGACGGCCATCAGCTGTGTGCCCACGGCCAGCGGCTGgaggtgcagctgctgtggaACATGTACTGCAACGACTACATGAACTACAACGATGgcacctgctgcagcagctcagaGCCCCACACCACGCTGCAGATTGTTGCCTACGCCCTGTTCGGCGTCTGCATAACGCTCGTCTGCGGCATGTGCCTGCGTCGCTGGCTGCTCCACCTGCGTGGCCACACGCTCTAcgtgccactgcagcagcatcagccaaaCAGCGGAGGaaga ggcggcggcggcggcggcggcggcggtccCACCCATGCCCTGTCCGCACTGATCACGGACTATGGCACACCGATGGtggcgctgtcgctgctcgGCCTAATCATGGCCTACTTCTACCTGTGCGACCGCACAAACTTCTTCATGAAGGAGAACAAATACTACTCGGAGTTCAGCTTCTGGATACCCGTGGGCTACGTGTTTGCACTGGGTCTGTTCTTCACGGAGGACTCGCGCTTCACCAAGGTCCTCAACAGAGACCAAACAGACGAGCTGCGCGGCTGGAtattgctggtggtgctgatCTACTACATGACGGGCGCGCAGCGTGTGCTGCCCATTCACATGCACATCAAGCTGCTCATCTCGGGCTACTTCTTCCTCACCGGCTACACGCACTTCACACACCTCTGGCAGACGGGGGGCAGTGGCTCGCTGTTTGTCCGCTTCTTCCAGGCCATGTTCCGTGTGAACTTCCTCAGcgtgctgctctgcttctgcatgaACCGTCCGTATCAGTTCTACTACTTTGTGCCGCTCCTCTCCTTCTGGCTGTGCATCGTGTACTTtgtgctgtcgctgccgccgaGGATATCGTCCGCGTCGGTGGACTCCAATCCGCTGCACTATCTCTATCTGGTGTGCAAATGCATCGGCTGCCTGGGCGTCATCACGGTGCTGTTCATGTCCGAAGTCTTCTTCGAGCGCATCTTTGTGACGCGTCCGTGGAAGGCGCTGTTCGTCACCACCGACGACGATCTGCACGAGTGGTGGCACCAGTGGAAGCTGGACCGGTACACGGTCACCTTTGGCATGATGTACGCCGCCTGTTTCCACATTGCCCAGAAATACAATGTCTTCGATGACAACAACCATGGCAATATGTTTGCGCGTCGCACCTCCATCTCGGTGACGCTGCTGGCCCTCCTGGGTGTCGGCATCTACACGTCCTTCTCGTTCCTGTGCCGCAATGTGCAGAACTGCGAGGAGATCCACTCGTACATCCTCTTCATACCCATTGTCGGGTATGTGGTGCTGCGCAACATTTCGGGCATACTGCGCACCCGATACTCCAGCTTCTTTGCCTGGTTCGGGCGCATCTCGCTGGAGCTGTTTGTCTGCCAGTATCACATCTGGCTAGCCGCCGACCGCCACGGagtgctcgtgctgctgccggGCTTCCCCACGCTCAACATGATCATCACCTCGTTCATCTTTGTCTGCGTCTCGCATGAGGTGCACCGCCTGACGCATATCCTGCTGCCCTACGCCGTGCCCAATGACTGGCGTCTCGTAATGCGCAATTTTGTCATCTTTCTCATTGTGCTGATCCCTGTGGCCCGGTCCGATGGCATGTTCTGA